One window of the Dehalococcoidales bacterium genome contains the following:
- a CDS encoding DUF1385 domain-containing protein has translation MAERFYYGGQAVLEGVMMRGQKAAVTVVRRPDGELAADTRMLSAIYTGRMRKSPLLRGIIVLVEAMVLGVRSLFYSANVSLEEEGEEVSGPMVWLMVIASLALAVGLFFIAPLFLTRLLNISSSLVFNLVDGVIRVAIFIAYLKVMALLPDIKRVFAYHGAEHMTINAYEAGVPLEVEAIRKYGTAHVRCGTSFLFAVLIISIVVFALIGLHSPLLMVLSRLVLIPVIAALGYEVVYFSARYTGNGLVRAILAPGLWLQSLTTREPDDTQLEVALSALKRVMEIDGEQESPVGCGNHCT, from the coding sequence ATGGCAGAGCGATTCTATTACGGCGGACAGGCAGTGCTGGAGGGGGTGATGATGCGCGGGCAGAAAGCTGCGGTGACGGTGGTGCGCCGTCCTGACGGGGAACTGGCGGCTGATACACGGATGCTTTCGGCTATCTACACGGGCCGGATGAGAAAGTCGCCGTTACTGCGGGGTATCATCGTCCTGGTTGAGGCGATGGTGCTCGGGGTCAGGTCACTGTTTTACTCGGCTAACGTGTCTCTTGAAGAAGAGGGTGAGGAAGTTTCCGGTCCAATGGTCTGGCTGATGGTGATTGCTTCTTTGGCTCTGGCAGTGGGACTGTTCTTTATCGCCCCTCTTTTTTTAACCAGGCTGCTCAATATCAGCTCATCCCTGGTGTTTAACCTGGTGGACGGCGTTATCCGTGTGGCTATTTTCATCGCTTATCTTAAAGTAATGGCGCTTTTACCTGACATCAAGCGGGTATTTGCCTATCATGGCGCAGAGCATATGACGATAAATGCTTATGAAGCGGGCGTGCCGCTGGAGGTGGAGGCAATCAGGAAATACGGCACAGCCCACGTCCGTTGCGGTACCAGTTTTCTCTTCGCCGTGCTGATTATCTCTATCGTCGTCTTTGCCCTTATTGGTCTGCATTCGCCCTTGCTGATGGTACTGTCACGGCTGGTGCTAATCCCGGTTATCGCGGCTCTGGGCTATGAAGTGGTCTATTTCAGCGCCCGGTATACCGGTAACGGTCTGGTCAGGGCTATTCTGGCTCCCGGACTGTGGCTGCAGTCGCTGACCACCAGGGAACCGGATGATACTCAACTGGAAGTCGCCCTGTCCGCGCTGAAGAGGGTTATGGAGATTGACGGTGAGCAGGAATCCCCGGTTGGTTGCGGAAATCATTGTACATAA
- the rpmE gene encoding 50S ribosomal protein L31, translating to MKEKIHPKYYEDAQVVCACGNTFTTGSTKKMMKVEVCSKCHPFFTGERKRVDVTGRVERFKRRYGIKG from the coding sequence ATGAAAGAGAAGATTCACCCCAAATACTATGAAGATGCCCAGGTGGTCTGCGCCTGTGGCAACACTTTTACGACCGGCTCCACCAAAAAAATGATGAAGGTGGAGGTATGCAGCAAGTGCCATCCTTTTTTCACCGGAGAGCGTAAACGGGTGGATGTCACCGGGCGGGTGGAAAGATTCAAACGGCGCTACGGGATAAAGGGCTGA
- the rpmA gene encoding 50S ribosomal protein L27, protein MAHKKGGGRTRNGRDSQSKRLGVKRYAGESVNAGTILVRQRGTRIHPGNNVGTGRDYTLFALINGIVKYEPASNNRRKVSVYAA, encoded by the coding sequence GTGGCACATAAAAAAGGTGGCGGGCGTACCCGTAACGGCAGAGACAGTCAATCAAAGAGGCTCGGCGTCAAGAGATATGCCGGGGAGAGCGTTAATGCCGGAACTATTCTGGTTCGTCAGCGGGGAACCCGTATTCATCCGGGCAATAATGTCGGCACGGGGAGAGACTATACCCTCTTTGCCCTGATTAACGGTATTGTTAAGTATGAGCCTGCCAGTAACAACCGGAGGAAGGTCAGCGTTTACGCTGCTTAG